The following proteins come from a genomic window of Campylobacter concisus:
- the purN gene encoding phosphoribosylglycinamide formyltransferase: MLTKKIAVLFSGSGSNLEAILKKVHNQIFNGIKIEVCLCICNKPGAFGIERAKKFGLETLVIESAKFKNREEFDAVLVEQILKSGADLTVLAGFMRILTPVFTAQIKAINLHPSILPLFKGAHAIKESFESDMMIGGVSVHYVSEELDGGKLIAQRAFEREDGMSLEDWESKIHAIEHEILPDSIIKILTKEANV; encoded by the coding sequence ATGCTTACGAAAAAGATAGCCGTGCTTTTTAGCGGTAGTGGCTCAAATTTAGAAGCGATACTTAAAAAAGTTCATAATCAAATTTTTAATGGCATAAAAATCGAAGTTTGCCTTTGTATCTGCAACAAGCCTGGTGCATTTGGCATCGAGCGAGCTAAGAAATTTGGACTTGAAACGCTCGTCATAGAGAGCGCTAAATTTAAAAACCGTGAGGAATTTGACGCTGTTTTGGTGGAGCAAATTTTAAAAAGTGGGGCAGATCTAACAGTGCTTGCAGGCTTCATGAGGATACTAACGCCAGTTTTTACGGCGCAGATAAAAGCCATAAACCTTCACCCATCTATCCTGCCACTTTTTAAGGGCGCGCATGCGATAAAGGAGAGCTTTGAGAGCGACATGATGATAGGCGGTGTGAGCGTGCATTATGTGAGCGAGGAGCTTGACGGAGGTAAACTCATCGCACAAAGAGCGTTTGAAAGAGAAGATGGTATGAGCTTGGAGGATTGGGAGAGCAAAATCCATGCGATAGAGCATGAAATTTTGCCTGATAGCATAATAAAAATTTTAACAAAGGAAGCAAATGTTTGA
- the tig gene encoding trigger factor, translated as MEIKTKALDSVNTLASTTISADAIKSSVEKLAKKAAKTMKVDGFRQGHVPVAIVLKRYEKELTNDAEQDVLRDVVDEAIKQAGKKNDDLIGEPIVSKFDRKDGKIDVELTVSFKPSVDVSGYESLIPEFSNPRVLKKDIDEKKTELLKMIAPLEKIDGKRGLKVGDFAKFDFEGFVDGVAFDGGKAENYVLEIGSNQFIPGFEDGMVGIKAGGEKDIEVKFPENYGAAHLAGKDAIFKVKLHEIQERKIPEKLDEEMLKTLLPNEEKPTEELLDERIKEQIRQEKIYKLINEELKPKFAEAAVEKFKFDVPKNIVEQEIDMQFRNAWSSFTPDDMKKFRDDKDALSKKRDEFRKDAENSVRLTFIIDELARVRGVKVSDQEVVQAIYFEAYRSGQDPKAHLEMYRNQGMLPAIKMSMIEEKLFSELFNKEKDEKKANKKEKAE; from the coding sequence ATGGAAATCAAAACAAAAGCTCTAGATAGCGTAAATACCTTAGCAAGCACGACTATAAGTGCGGATGCTATAAAATCTAGCGTAGAGAAACTAGCAAAAAAAGCAGCAAAAACTATGAAAGTAGATGGCTTTAGACAAGGCCATGTGCCAGTTGCTATTGTGCTAAAACGCTACGAGAAAGAGCTAACAAACGACGCTGAACAAGATGTCTTAAGAGATGTTGTTGATGAGGCTATAAAACAAGCAGGCAAGAAAAACGATGACCTTATCGGCGAGCCTATCGTTTCAAAATTTGACAGAAAAGATGGCAAGATCGACGTTGAGCTAACAGTTTCATTTAAACCAAGTGTCGATGTGAGCGGCTATGAGAGTTTAATACCTGAGTTTTCAAACCCACGTGTTTTGAAAAAAGATATCGATGAGAAAAAAACCGAACTTTTAAAAATGATAGCTCCACTTGAAAAAATTGATGGCAAAAGAGGCCTAAAAGTTGGCGACTTTGCTAAATTTGACTTTGAAGGCTTTGTTGATGGCGTTGCATTTGATGGTGGCAAGGCCGAAAACTATGTGCTTGAGATCGGTTCAAATCAATTTATCCCAGGCTTTGAAGATGGTATGGTAGGCATAAAAGCTGGTGGTGAAAAAGATATCGAGGTTAAATTCCCAGAAAACTATGGCGCTGCACATTTAGCTGGTAAAGACGCTATTTTTAAAGTCAAACTTCATGAAATTCAAGAGAGAAAAATTCCTGAAAAACTAGATGAAGAGATGCTAAAAACTTTACTTCCAAATGAAGAAAAACCAACTGAAGAGCTACTTGATGAGCGCATAAAAGAGCAAATTCGCCAAGAGAAAATTTATAAACTCATAAACGAAGAGCTAAAACCAAAATTTGCTGAAGCTGCAGTTGAGAAATTTAAATTTGATGTACCAAAAAATATTGTCGAGCAAGAGATCGATATGCAGTTTAGAAACGCATGGAGCTCATTTACTCCAGATGATATGAAAAAATTTAGAGATGACAAAGATGCTCTTTCTAAAAAACGTGATGAGTTTAGAAAAGACGCTGAAAATAGCGTTCGTTTAACTTTCATTATCGATGAGCTAGCTCGTGTAAGAGGCGTAAAAGTAAGCGATCAAGAGGTCGTTCAAGCTATCTATTTTGAGGCGTATAGAAGCGGTCAAGATCCAAAAGCACACCTTGAGATGTACCGCAACCAAGGCATGCTTCCAGCTATAAAGATGTCAATGATCGAAGAGAAGCTATTTAGCGAGCTTTTCAACAAAGAAAAAGACGAAAAAAAAGCAAATAAAAAAGAGAAGGCCGAGTAA
- a CDS encoding YifB family Mg chelatase-like AAA ATPase, with translation MKSLRCATYGDGLKIIDVESIFSRGLPGFSIVGLASTSIKESTERVKAALLALDFSFPAQKITINLSPSDLPKSGSHFDLAIALLIALQKAKSLEKIFVFGELGLDGSVKSTANLFSILLFLSTQVKNVKVLVPKEIAQKASMIPNLEIYAVSALEEAIRFFNDAEFAKSIRFTATHELFSNVIEISGKRYVPNLNFELDFKDVLGQERAKRACVIAAVGMHNILFEGSPGSGKSMCAKRLVYIMAPQSLEEVLKSAAYRSLNLQDSEFTSIRAFRSPHHTSTKSSIFGGGSNVAKIGEIALANGGVLFFDEFPHFSKQVIESLREPLEDNQIHIARVNSKVTYETKFIFVAAQNPCPCGNLFSRNLNCQCSENEIKNYKSRISAPVLDRIDLKVAMDESSPSDKASLSSQQMSDMVLKAFIFQKKRDQDELNGKLNDAQVEKFCLLDNEAREILQKAASRYNLSQRGIKRTLRVARSIADLDESEQILKPHILEALSFRA, from the coding sequence ATGAAGTCTTTAAGATGTGCTACTTACGGCGATGGGCTAAAGATAATTGACGTTGAGTCTATCTTCTCTCGCGGGCTTCCTGGTTTTAGTATTGTTGGGCTTGCAAGCACAAGCATCAAAGAGAGTACAGAACGCGTAAAAGCAGCACTTCTAGCACTTGATTTTTCTTTTCCAGCACAAAAGATAACCATAAATTTATCCCCTTCAGATCTGCCAAAAAGTGGCTCACATTTTGACCTAGCTATTGCTCTTCTTATAGCTCTTCAAAAGGCAAAAAGCTTAGAGAAAATTTTTGTCTTTGGCGAGCTTGGGCTTGATGGAAGCGTAAAAAGCACAGCAAATTTATTCTCGATCCTTCTTTTTTTAAGCACGCAGGTAAAAAACGTAAAAGTCTTAGTACCAAAAGAGATAGCACAAAAAGCTTCTATGATCCCAAATTTAGAGATTTATGCGGTTAGTGCTCTAGAGGAAGCGATTAGATTTTTTAATGACGCAGAATTTGCAAAAAGCATACGTTTTACCGCCACACACGAGCTATTTTCAAATGTGATAGAAATTTCTGGCAAAAGATATGTTCCAAATTTAAATTTCGAGCTTGATTTTAAGGACGTTTTGGGTCAAGAAAGAGCCAAAAGAGCCTGCGTCATCGCAGCCGTTGGCATGCACAATATTTTATTTGAAGGCAGCCCAGGTAGCGGCAAAAGCATGTGCGCAAAACGTCTCGTTTATATCATGGCGCCACAAAGCCTAGAGGAGGTTTTAAAATCAGCTGCTTACCGCTCGTTAAATCTTCAAGATAGCGAATTTACAAGTATTAGAGCTTTTCGCTCGCCACATCACACCTCGACTAAAAGTTCAATATTTGGTGGCGGCTCAAATGTCGCAAAGATCGGCGAAATCGCACTTGCAAATGGTGGAGTGCTATTTTTTGACGAATTTCCACACTTTTCAAAGCAGGTGATTGAAAGCCTAAGAGAGCCACTAGAGGACAATCAAATCCACATCGCAAGAGTGAATTCAAAAGTGACTTATGAGACTAAGTTTATCTTCGTAGCCGCTCAAAATCCATGTCCTTGTGGAAATTTATTCTCTCGCAATCTAAATTGCCAATGCAGTGAAAATGAGATAAAAAACTACAAATCAAGAATTTCAGCTCCAGTGCTTGACCGCATAGACCTAAAAGTAGCGATGGACGAGAGTTCGCCAAGTGATAAGGCGAGTTTGAGCTCACAGCAGATGAGCGATATGGTTTTAAAAGCCTTTATCTTTCAAAAAAAGCGCGATCAAGATGAGCTAAATGGCAAGCTAAATGACGCACAAGTAGAAAAATTTTGTCTATTAGATAATGAAGCAAGAGAAATTTTACAAAAGGCAGCATCTAGGTACAATCTTTCTCAAAGAGGCATAAAAAGGACACTTAGAGTGGCTAGAAGTATCGCTGACCTTGATGAGAGTGAGCAAATTTTAAAGCCCCACATCTTAGAGGCGCTTAGTTTTAGGGCATAA
- the fliI gene encoding flagellar protein export ATPase FliI, whose product MNLKLKEGMKLSNTFGIITKITATTIEITGLRPSIGDIVRIVAKDKSKNGLGMVTQIKTDGAYISPFGFVEGFRIGDFVYESDQGMSIPVGPNLLGRVVDPFMKPIDGKGAIDTTEYMPIMRAPIDAMKRGLINEPFSVGIKTIDGLLTCGKGQKLGIFAGSGVGKSTLMGMIVKNTLAPIKVVALIGERGREVPEFIEKNLGGDLEGTVIIVATSDDSSLMRKYGAFCAMSVAEYFKQQGNDVLFIMDSVTRFAMAQREIGLALGEPPTSKGYPPSSLTLLPQLMERAGKEEGKGSITAFFTVLVEGDDMSDPIADQSRSILDGHIVLSRELTDFGIYPPINIQNSASRVMGDVISKEHKLNAMKFKRLYSLLKENEVLLRIGAYQKGSDKELDLAISKKEFMESFLKQSSEETFALEEVEELLDKINQ is encoded by the coding sequence ATAAATTTAAAGCTTAAAGAGGGTATGAAACTCTCAAACACCTTTGGCATCATAACCAAAATCACAGCTACGACTATCGAGATCACTGGGCTTCGTCCAAGCATCGGAGACATCGTGCGAATAGTTGCAAAAGATAAGAGCAAAAATGGCCTTGGCATGGTTACGCAAATAAAGACAGATGGCGCTTATATCAGCCCATTTGGCTTTGTAGAGGGCTTTAGGATAGGCGACTTCGTCTATGAGAGCGATCAAGGTATGAGCATACCTGTGGGGCCAAATTTGCTAGGCCGCGTGGTCGATCCATTTATGAAGCCCATAGATGGTAAAGGCGCGATTGATACAACCGAGTACATGCCGATCATGAGAGCGCCGATAGATGCGATGAAAAGGGGGCTTATAAATGAGCCATTTAGCGTTGGTATAAAGACGATAGATGGACTGCTTACTTGCGGCAAGGGGCAAAAGCTGGGAATTTTTGCAGGTTCAGGTGTTGGCAAATCAACGCTCATGGGCATGATCGTAAAAAATACGCTAGCCCCCATAAAAGTAGTCGCTTTAATAGGCGAGCGTGGCCGTGAGGTGCCCGAATTTATCGAAAAAAACCTGGGCGGCGACTTAGAGGGCACGGTCATCATCGTAGCAACCAGTGATGATAGCTCACTCATGCGAAAATACGGCGCATTTTGTGCGATGAGCGTAGCTGAATACTTCAAACAACAAGGCAATGACGTGCTCTTCATCATGGATAGCGTCACACGTTTTGCGATGGCGCAGCGTGAGATCGGCCTTGCACTTGGCGAGCCACCGACCTCAAAAGGCTATCCACCAAGTTCGCTCACACTCTTGCCTCAGCTAATGGAGCGTGCTGGTAAAGAGGAGGGCAAGGGCAGCATCACGGCATTTTTCACAGTGCTCGTCGAAGGCGATGACATGAGCGATCCGATAGCTGACCAAAGCCGCTCTATCCTAGACGGCCACATAGTACTAAGCCGGGAGCTAACAGACTTTGGAATTTACCCACCTATCAATATCCAAAATTCGGCCTCGCGTGTTATGGGCGATGTGATCAGTAAAGAGCATAAGTTAAATGCGATGAAATTTAAGCGCCTCTACTCGCTTTTAAAAGAAAATGAGGTCTTGCTTCGCATCGGTGCTTATCAAAAGGGTAGCGACAAGGAGCTTGATCTTGCGATCTCAAAAAAAGAATTTATGGAGAGCTTCTTAAAACAAAGCTCGGAAGAAACCTTTGCGCTTGAAGAGGTCGAAGAGCTGCTTGATAAGATCAATCAGTAG
- a CDS encoding GGDEF domain-containing protein translates to MIKIDNAPDPKKKAVEVKHILEKEKVDIYRFSENVLHELSDDNVPSTPNNYSIYFEKMLDGQPDEFRKEIGDIIVANSEISVPTNGNISIEKEIKQGFIQIKSMLQAVVLIYKNLGIMRGLVQKRMDALKNNTNILALQNVLSAFNHDLIKLNSLMDKHLDVIKVSYDEVAKMLKSIEEQSIYDTTYDVYNKKFLVATVQSEVEAVKRYGYNASFLLVRAKDRFTNRVKNLKERNNMYKAISQLLLRTSRRSDIVAHYGDGCFAMVMKYTDENGTRQAGSRILNMLSSIPWKIDGEECKLDIQVVSSMITKTRSAEELISYSLDQLILTQDDEQPIFLGE, encoded by the coding sequence GTGATAAAGATAGATAATGCACCAGACCCTAAGAAAAAAGCGGTTGAGGTAAAACATATTCTAGAAAAAGAAAAGGTAGATATCTACAGATTTTCAGAAAATGTTTTGCATGAATTAAGCGACGATAATGTTCCATCTACGCCAAATAATTACTCTATTTATTTTGAGAAAATGCTTGATGGACAGCCTGATGAATTTAGAAAAGAGATCGGTGATATTATAGTCGCAAATTCTGAAATTTCAGTGCCTACAAATGGTAATATCTCTATTGAAAAAGAGATAAAGCAAGGATTTATCCAAATAAAAAGTATGCTTCAAGCCGTGGTGCTAATCTATAAAAATTTAGGCATCATGAGAGGCCTAGTGCAAAAGCGTATGGATGCACTCAAAAATAATACAAATATCCTAGCTCTTCAAAATGTTTTAAGCGCATTTAATCATGACCTAATAAAATTAAACAGCCTTATGGATAAGCATCTTGATGTCATTAAAGTAAGCTATGACGAAGTAGCTAAAATGCTTAAATCTATTGAAGAGCAGTCGATTTATGATACGACATATGACGTTTATAATAAAAAATTTTTAGTAGCCACAGTGCAAAGTGAAGTAGAAGCCGTTAAAAGATATGGCTATAACGCATCGTTTTTACTAGTAAGAGCAAAAGATAGATTTACAAATCGTGTTAAAAATTTAAAAGAGCGAAACAATATGTATAAAGCTATATCACAGCTTCTTTTAAGAACTTCTAGAAGAAGCGATATAGTAGCTCATTACGGTGATGGCTGTTTTGCTATGGTTATGAAATATACTGATGAAAATGGCACAAGACAAGCCGGTAGCAGAATTTTAAATATGCTTTCATCTATACCTTGGAAGATAGATGGTGAAGAGTGCAAGCTTGATATCCAAGTGGTTTCAAGCATGATAACAAAAACAAGAAGTGCTGAAGAATTAATCTCTTACTCGTTAGATCAACTAATACTAACACAAGATGATGAGCAGCCTATATTTTTGGGTGAATAA
- a CDS encoding NAD(P)H-hydrate dehydratase, with the protein MKNLYLDTRILDERASKKFGLSEELLMENAAAGIANFIRKKFKKGERVLGICGGGNNGADVLCALRMLEGEFECEFILASQSLKPLATKQLERAKFAGVRESKDVESNLNIAKCVIDGLFGSGLNRNLDKKHIELISKINKSSVYTIACDMPSGLSSDGKVLGACVKADTTITMGARKLGLYSDAAKDFVGKIKVADLGISAQNYECESDYHLLEKCDLVLPNRKNQCVNKGDFGHAFIISGEHIGASRLCAKAAFAFGTGLVSVIGEQGLNLPTHIMQASKISEKMNAGALGMGLGKRGVEELEVQNLKGKKLVLDADIFYSPKVLDLLSKNCVLTPHPKEFCSLLKICKIADIDVQTLQENRYAYARAWSEKFKAVLVLKGANTIIAKDGQIYVMPYGKNTLAKGGSGDVLSGLVLALLAQGYEPLRAAISATLAHALSLKNFDKNSYALEPTDIIKGVKCLRKR; encoded by the coding sequence ATGAAAAATTTATATTTAGATACAAGAATTTTAGACGAGCGAGCGAGCAAGAAATTTGGCCTTAGTGAAGAGCTTTTAATGGAAAACGCTGCCGCTGGCATAGCAAATTTCATCCGTAAGAAATTTAAAAAAGGCGAGAGGGTGCTTGGCATTTGCGGTGGTGGAAATAATGGCGCAGACGTACTTTGCGCGTTAAGAATGCTTGAGGGTGAGTTTGAATGTGAATTTATCCTAGCTAGCCAAAGCTTAAAGCCACTAGCCACCAAACAGCTTGAAAGGGCTAAATTTGCTGGCGTGCGAGAGAGCAAAGATGTAGAAAGTAACTTAAATATCGCAAAGTGCGTCATAGACGGGCTCTTTGGCTCTGGTTTAAATAGAAATTTAGACAAAAAGCACATAGAGCTTATCTCAAAGATAAACAAAAGCTCTGTCTATACCATCGCTTGCGATATGCCAAGTGGACTAAGTAGTGATGGCAAGGTGCTAGGTGCTTGCGTAAAAGCAGATACTACAATCACGATGGGAGCTAGAAAGCTTGGGCTTTATAGCGACGCGGCAAAGGACTTTGTTGGCAAGATAAAGGTCGCTGATCTTGGCATAAGCGCGCAAAACTACGAATGTGAGAGCGACTATCACTTGCTTGAAAAGTGCGACCTTGTGCTTCCAAATAGAAAAAATCAGTGCGTAAATAAGGGCGACTTTGGCCACGCATTTATCATATCTGGCGAGCACATAGGAGCTAGCAGACTTTGCGCAAAAGCAGCATTTGCCTTTGGGACTGGGCTAGTTAGCGTGATAGGCGAGCAAGGTTTAAATTTACCAACGCATATCATGCAAGCTAGCAAGATAAGTGAAAAAATGAACGCTGGAGCCCTTGGCATGGGGCTTGGCAAAAGGGGCGTAGAAGAGCTTGAGGTGCAAAATTTAAAAGGCAAAAAGCTTGTGCTTGACGCTGATATCTTTTACAGCCCAAAAGTGCTTGACCTGCTAAGCAAAAACTGCGTCTTGACGCCTCATCCAAAGGAGTTTTGCTCGCTTTTAAAAATTTGCAAAATAGCCGATATAGATGTGCAAACTTTGCAAGAAAACAGATACGCTTACGCGAGGGCTTGGAGCGAGAAATTTAAGGCTGTGCTTGTGCTAAAAGGGGCAAACACCATAATCGCCAAAGATGGGCAAATTTACGTCATGCCTTATGGCAAAAACACGCTTGCAAAAGGCGGCAGTGGCGACGTGCTAAGCGGTCTTGTGCTAGCACTTTTGGCTCAAGGCTACGAGCCACTTCGTGCTGCTATCTCAGCCACTTTAGCTCACGCGCTTAGTCTTAAAAATTTTGATAAAAACAGCTACGCGCTCGAGCCAACAGACATCATCAAAGGAGTAAAATGCTTACGAAAAAGATAG
- the def gene encoding peptide deformylase: MILEVLSYPNKKLYEVSKEVKIFDEELHKLLDDMYDTMIAKEGIGLAAIQIGVAKRIFIINLANDEGVQDKENLIEIINPKFELREGECVYQEGCLSVPGYYEDVKRNEVVAIKYQDRFGKEQSLKADGLLAIAIQHENDHLDGHLFIEKIGFNKRKKFDKEYKKQKKEKAS, encoded by the coding sequence TTGATCTTAGAGGTTTTATCTTATCCAAATAAAAAACTTTATGAAGTCTCAAAAGAGGTTAAAATTTTTGATGAGGAACTTCACAAACTACTTGATGATATGTATGATACGATGATTGCGAAAGAGGGCATCGGCCTTGCTGCTATTCAGATAGGTGTCGCAAAAAGAATTTTTATTATAAATCTAGCCAATGACGAGGGCGTGCAAGATAAAGAAAATTTAATCGAAATCATAAACCCAAAATTTGAACTACGTGAGGGTGAGTGTGTCTATCAAGAGGGCTGCCTTAGTGTGCCCGGATATTATGAAGATGTAAAAAGAAATGAAGTTGTGGCCATCAAATATCAAGACCGCTTTGGCAAAGAGCAAAGCTTAAAGGCTGATGGGCTTTTAGCTATCGCTATCCAGCATGAAAATGATCATTTAGATGGACATCTTTTTATAGAAAAAATCGGCTTTAATAAACGCAAAAAATTTGATAAGGAATACAAAAAGCAAAAAAAAGAAAAAGCTTCATGA
- the folE gene encoding GTP cyclohydrolase I FolE codes for MQESFENSVKNMLTIIGEDPNREGLLKTPERVYKAFKFLTSGYEQDPKEVLGDALFTSSNNEMVLMRNIEFYSLCEHHLLPIIGRVHVAYIPNGKVVGLSKIPRMVNIYARRLQIQEQMTEQIAKALEDVIAPKGVGVVVEARHMCVEMRGVQKINSTTTTSALRGCFIKNADTRREFFSLINSPRETHF; via the coding sequence ATGCAAGAGAGTTTTGAAAATTCGGTTAAAAACATGCTAACGATAATAGGCGAAGATCCAAACAGAGAGGGACTTTTAAAAACTCCTGAGCGTGTTTATAAAGCTTTTAAATTTCTAACTAGCGGATACGAGCAAGACCCAAAAGAGGTACTTGGCGATGCACTTTTTACTAGCTCAAATAATGAAATGGTTCTCATGCGAAACATCGAATTTTACAGTCTTTGCGAGCACCATTTGTTGCCTATTATCGGCCGTGTGCATGTGGCGTACATCCCAAATGGCAAGGTCGTTGGCCTTAGTAAAATTCCACGCATGGTAAATATCTACGCAAGACGCTTGCAAATTCAAGAGCAGATGACTGAGCAGATCGCAAAAGCGCTTGAGGACGTAATCGCTCCAAAAGGCGTTGGAGTCGTCGTCGAGGCTAGACATATGTGCGTTGAGATGAGGGGTGTGCAAAAGATAAACTCAACTACGACGACCTCAGCACTTAGGGGCTGCTTTATCAAAAACGCGGACACAAGACGAGAATTTTTCTCGCTTATAAACTCTCCTAGGGAAACGCATTTTTGA
- the clpP gene encoding ATP-dependent Clp endopeptidase proteolytic subunit ClpP, which yields MSYYVPVVVERTSRGERSYDIYSRLLKDRIVMLSGEIEDGMAASIVAQLLFLEAEDPDKDIYLYINSPGGVITSGFSIYDTMNYIKPDVCTICIGQAASMGAFLLSCGAPGKRYALPNSRIMIHQPLGGARGQATDIEIQAREILRMKEILNGILAKNTGQKLSKIVKDTERDFFMSSAEAKEYGLVDKILEKSFK from the coding sequence ATGAGCTATTACGTTCCTGTCGTAGTTGAAAGAACTAGTAGAGGTGAGCGAAGCTATGATATATATTCCCGTCTTTTAAAAGACAGGATCGTTATGCTAAGTGGCGAGATAGAAGATGGCATGGCCGCTTCTATAGTCGCTCAGCTTCTATTTTTAGAGGCTGAAGATCCGGATAAAGATATCTATCTGTACATAAACTCGCCAGGTGGCGTGATAACAAGTGGCTTTAGTATCTATGACACGATGAACTACATAAAGCCAGATGTTTGTACGATATGTATCGGTCAAGCAGCTAGTATGGGTGCATTTTTGCTAAGCTGTGGTGCACCAGGTAAAAGATATGCGTTGCCAAATTCTCGCATCATGATACACCAACCACTCGGCGGTGCTAGAGGACAAGCGACTGATATCGAGATACAGGCTCGTGAAATTTTGCGTATGAAAGAGATTTTAAATGGAATTTTGGCCAAAAATACAGGTCAAAAGCTAAGTAAGATCGTAAAAGACACTGAACGCGACTTCTTTATGAGTTCAGCTGAAGCCAAAGAGTACGGACTTGTTGATAAAATTTTGGAGAAAAGTTTTAAATAA
- a CDS encoding ATP-binding protein: MKYLLDFLNQDLKKSKIYELIKCGDEEGEILKYLSKAYVQGTANMSVFELLGAVFGTQNDKQLLYLKFIKNLLDSGWIVQNYSLFKIPESTQRASAQGLLSLLHSEISLSATFLKILEDGNADINLPELAPYEDHLEYLKDQFLKVELYSKAAIFGDGSSDAKKRINEQISELTKRINERVKLSKISLKIEQIFKENSLDEKEQIIFLALLKEEYAGDFENGRDLNTLVGLISKDELERIKNRTLLEDGSRLIEGALIDYDEVLNAYGNVSKSFFINEEILQSIMHPKNDKNSKKIKIESLVKEQEIFELIEPVTSLEDVVLNEKTKQLLSTILKQVDKKVLARLSSWGIKTRKNIDAKIIFYGEPGTGKTMSAVGLAKSLKKQILSFDCSKILSKYVGESEQNVRKIFDTYKEICKKSGSEPVLLLNEADQFLSTRVESSSGAEKMHNQMQNIFLEQIERFEGVLIATTNFLQSLDVAFSRRFDYKIEFKKPDYNGRLAIWRKILPENASFEDGFSVERLAEFNLSGAQIVLALKNTALKVAIKDDGIFTFEDFKTTIERELNSSFGEDKKMGFGS, from the coding sequence GTGAAATACTTGCTTGATTTTTTAAACCAGGATCTCAAAAAAAGCAAAATTTACGAGCTGATAAAGTGCGGCGACGAAGAGGGAGAAATTTTAAAATATCTAAGTAAAGCTTATGTGCAAGGAACAGCTAATATGAGTGTTTTTGAGCTACTTGGAGCAGTCTTTGGCACGCAAAATGATAAGCAGCTTTTGTATCTAAAATTTATAAAAAATTTGCTTGATAGTGGTTGGATTGTACAAAATTATAGTCTTTTTAAAATACCTGAGAGCACGCAAAGGGCTTCAGCTCAAGGGCTTCTTTCGTTGCTTCATTCTGAAATTTCTCTATCAGCCACATTTTTAAAAATTCTTGAAGATGGCAACGCTGACATAAATTTACCAGAGCTTGCGCCATATGAGGATCATTTGGAGTATTTAAAAGATCAGTTTTTAAAAGTAGAGCTTTACTCAAAGGCTGCTATTTTTGGCGATGGCTCAAGTGATGCAAAAAAGCGCATAAATGAACAAATTTCTGAGCTAACAAAGCGAATCAACGAGCGCGTAAAACTAAGCAAGATCAGCCTAAAGATAGAGCAAATTTTTAAAGAAAATTCGCTTGATGAAAAAGAGCAGATCATATTTTTAGCCCTTTTAAAAGAGGAATACGCGGGCGACTTTGAAAATGGTCGCGATCTAAACACGCTAGTTGGGCTAATAAGCAAAGATGAGCTTGAGCGCATCAAAAATCGCACTCTTTTAGAGGACGGCTCAAGGCTCATAGAGGGTGCGCTCATTGACTACGACGAGGTTTTAAACGCTTATGGCAATGTAAGCAAGAGCTTTTTTATAAATGAAGAAATTTTGCAAAGCATAATGCACCCAAAAAATGATAAAAATAGCAAAAAAATCAAGATCGAAAGCCTAGTAAAAGAGCAAGAAATTTTTGAGCTAATAGAGCCAGTAACTAGCCTAGAAGACGTCGTGCTAAACGAAAAGACAAAGCAGCTTTTAAGCACGATACTAAAGCAAGTCGATAAAAAAGTGCTTGCTAGACTTAGCAGCTGGGGCATAAAAACTAGAAAAAACATAGACGCTAAGATCATCTTTTACGGCGAGCCTGGCACTGGTAAGACGATGAGTGCCGTTGGGCTTGCAAAGAGCCTAAAGAAGCAAATTTTAAGCTTTGACTGTTCAAAAATTTTAAGCAAATATGTCGGCGAGAGCGAGCAAAATGTAAGGAAAATTTTTGATACTTACAAAGAAATTTGCAAAAAAAGTGGCAGCGAGCCGGTGCTCTTGCTAAATGAGGCCGATCAGTTCTTAAGCACGAGAGTGGAGAGCTCGAGCGGGGCTGAGAAGATGCATAATCAAATGCAAAATATCTTTTTAGAGCAGATCGAGCGCTTTGAGGGCGTGCTGATTGCTACGACAAATTTCTTACAAAGCCTTGATGTGGCGTTTTCTAGAAGATTTGACTACAAGATCGAGTTTAAAAAGCCTGATTATAACGGCAGGCTTGCCATTTGGCGTAAAATTTTGCCCGAAAATGCAAGCTTTGAAGATGGCTTTAGCGTTGAAAGGCTGGCTGAGTTTAACCTAAGTGGCGCTCAGATCGTCCTCGCGCTAAAAAATACTGCATTAAAAGTAGCTATAAAAGATGATGGGATTTTTACCTTTGAGGACTTCAAAACCACGATAGAGCGCGAGCTAAACTCAAGCTTTGGCGAGGATAAAAAGATGGGATTTGGCTCTTAA